In Zunongwangia profunda SM-A87, the following proteins share a genomic window:
- the traK gene encoding conjugative transposon protein TraK produces MKNIDTAFRHIRGFTMLIIAGSVLLSCFALYKSFSLVSEMQDRIYILANGKALEAYSAGRKDNIPVEARDHVKTFHQLFFTLDPDDKAIETNITKALYLADGSAKRIYDDLKENGYYAGLISGNVNQTIHVDSVAVDINKYPYRFRCYATQRIVRPTSITTRSLITEGALRNVSRSDNNPHGFLIERWATIANKDLKTTARRY; encoded by the coding sequence ATGAAAAATATCGATACGGCTTTTCGGCATATCCGGGGATTTACCATGCTCATTATTGCAGGCTCAGTGCTATTATCCTGCTTTGCCCTATATAAGAGTTTTAGTCTGGTATCCGAAATGCAGGACAGGATTTACATTCTTGCCAATGGCAAGGCACTGGAAGCCTATTCCGCCGGACGTAAGGACAATATCCCAGTGGAAGCACGGGATCATGTGAAAACCTTCCACCAATTGTTCTTTACCCTTGACCCGGATGATAAAGCAATTGAAACGAATATCACTAAAGCTTTATACCTGGCGGATGGCAGTGCCAAACGGATTTATGATGACCTGAAGGAGAACGGATATTATGCCGGGCTTATTTCCGGAAATGTTAACCAGACCATCCATGTGGATAGCGTGGCGGTGGACATCAATAAATACCCGTATAGATTTCGGTGCTATGCTACCCAGCGTATCGTCCGTCCCACCAGTATCACTACCCGCAGCCTGATTACCGAAGGGGCGTTGCGTAATGTGTCCCGCAGTGATAACAATCCGCATGGCTTTCTGATAGAACGCTGGGCAACCATCGCCAACAAGGATTTGAAAACGACCGCCAGACGGTATTAA
- the traM gene encoding conjugative transposon protein TraM yields the protein MEKQVITPKMKRQRKFLLVLPLLVLPFTTLIFWVLGGGQVQELQAQETPQNGFNLHLPEAKLTDDKQMDKMSYYNRAEQDSAKFRELRKNDPNYKNSVISDMDDVLPQQEVKPGQLSSGGLKTSLYGSGQGNDPNTDKIYKKLEALNRELNKPVERTQLPEDSPKQETKTNYGNTSVSSSDVDRLEEMMHTMTQPEAPDPELEQLNSMLEKILDVQHPERVQEKLKQLSEARREQLYGVSTKQEDDSISLMQTGHFVTPTANGFYSLNDDQIAEQPENAIQAVIHESQTVVNGSTVKLRLVNDVFINGVHIPKDNFVFGIASLSGERLHIKINSIRSGNSLFPVELSVYDMDGLDGVYIPGAITRDVAKQSADRSMQNIGLTSLDPSWQAQAAGAGIETAKSLFSKKVKLIKVSLKAGYQVLLRDEKQKQINK from the coding sequence ATGGAAAAACAGGTAATAACACCAAAAATGAAAAGACAGCGCAAGTTCCTATTGGTATTGCCGCTACTCGTACTTCCTTTCACCACCCTGATATTTTGGGTATTGGGAGGTGGACAGGTGCAGGAACTACAGGCACAGGAAACTCCACAGAACGGGTTTAACCTTCACCTGCCGGAAGCAAAACTGACCGATGACAAGCAAATGGATAAGATGAGCTATTACAACCGGGCAGAACAAGATTCGGCAAAATTCAGGGAACTCCGTAAAAATGATCCGAACTATAAAAACAGTGTGATTTCAGATATGGATGATGTATTACCCCAACAGGAAGTAAAACCCGGTCAACTATCTTCCGGTGGACTGAAAACTTCCCTGTACGGAAGCGGTCAAGGCAACGATCCGAATACGGATAAAATTTACAAAAAGCTGGAAGCTTTGAACAGGGAATTGAACAAACCTGTGGAACGAACCCAGCTTCCTGAAGATTCCCCGAAACAGGAAACAAAAACCAATTATGGTAATACATCGGTGAGTTCCAGTGATGTGGACAGGCTGGAAGAAATGATGCACACCATGACCCAGCCGGAAGCACCTGACCCGGAACTGGAACAGCTCAACAGCATGCTGGAAAAGATTCTGGATGTACAGCATCCCGAGCGGGTTCAGGAGAAATTAAAACAACTATCGGAGGCTCGCAGGGAACAACTGTACGGAGTATCCACTAAGCAGGAAGATGATAGTATTTCCCTGATGCAAACCGGACATTTTGTTACTCCTACGGCAAATGGATTTTATTCCCTGAACGATGACCAAATTGCTGAACAGCCGGAAAATGCCATTCAGGCGGTTATTCACGAATCACAGACCGTAGTGAACGGATCTACCGTAAAGCTTCGCCTGGTCAATGATGTGTTCATTAACGGGGTACATATTCCCAAAGACAACTTTGTGTTTGGAATTGCTTCCCTTAGCGGGGAAAGGCTGCATATCAAGATCAACAGCATTAGAAGCGGTAATTCCCTTTTCCCGGTAGAACTCTCCGTGTACGATATGGATGGATTGGACGGGGTTTACATTCCCGGCGCCATTACCCGGGATGTCGCCAAACAATCGGCTGACCGCTCCATGCAAAACATTGGACTAACCTCCCTTGATCCTTCCTGGCAGGCACAGGCCGCAGGTGCCGGTATAGAAACGGCTAAATCACTGTTCAGTAAAAAAGTAAAACTGATAAAAGTAAGCCTGAAAGCGGGCTATCAGGTATTGCTCCGTGATGAGAAACAAAAACAAATCAATAAGTAA
- the traN gene encoding conjugative transposon protein TraN: MKKINAHIVMGFFLFLFGLNVNAQSIAKLEPKSIAPYPLEITYFKTTNIIFPSAIVGVDRGSKDVLAQKAKGAANILQLKAARDSFPETNLTVITADGKLNSFVINYTLKPSVLNVSMKERDNKNSIFLSPGSVNEVEVTTYATHALYSKYKGHKVKRSKYGIRFGLNGIFIRDNLMYLRLTITNTSNISYDIDQLRFFIRDQKKAKRTASQEIEITPVHIQNKITKIDGQSSQTLVVAVPKFTIPDKKYFAIQLFEANGGRHIELSVKNRTIIKAAVLPTLQINRKYTYQ, from the coding sequence ATGAAAAAGATAAATGCACATATAGTGATGGGATTTTTCCTGTTCCTTTTCGGATTGAATGTAAATGCTCAGAGCATCGCTAAGCTTGAGCCCAAATCCATCGCTCCCTATCCTTTGGAGATTACCTATTTTAAAACGACCAATATTATATTTCCAAGTGCCATTGTGGGTGTGGACAGGGGTAGTAAAGATGTGTTGGCGCAAAAAGCTAAAGGAGCTGCCAATATTCTACAGCTCAAAGCGGCAAGGGACAGTTTCCCGGAGACCAACCTGACGGTAATTACCGCAGACGGAAAATTAAATTCCTTTGTGATTAACTATACCCTAAAGCCTTCCGTATTAAATGTTTCCATGAAGGAAAGGGATAACAAAAACAGTATTTTCCTTTCACCCGGATCGGTTAATGAGGTTGAAGTCACTACTTATGCTACACATGCCTTGTATTCCAAATACAAAGGGCATAAGGTAAAGCGCAGCAAATATGGTATCCGCTTCGGATTGAACGGCATATTCATTCGGGACAACCTGATGTACCTGAGGTTAACCATTACCAACACATCCAATATCAGCTATGATATTGACCAATTGCGTTTTTTTATCCGTGACCAGAAAAAGGCTAAACGTACAGCTTCACAGGAAATCGAGATTACCCCGGTACACATCCAAAATAAGATAACAAAAATTGACGGTCAGTCTTCACAGACCTTGGTAGTTGCCGTTCCCAAGTTTACCATTCCCGATAAGAAATATTTCGCTATTCAATTGTTTGAAGCAAACGGGGGAAGGCATATCGAACTCAGTGTAAAAAACAGGACGATTATTAAAGCGGCAGTACTTCCCACATTGCAAATCAACAGGAAGTACACCTATCAATAA
- a CDS encoding recombinase family protein, producing the protein MKIADLYIRVSTDEQADKGYSQRDQEERLRKYCEINHIQVRKVIYEDHSAKTFKRPSWTKLLNILRKSRGQSDLILFTKWDRFSRNAGDAYQMIGTLRRLGVEPQAVEQPLDLSIPENKMMLAFYLAAPEVENDRRALNTFHGMRRAKKEGRWMGLAPIGYKNKIDESGRKYIAPRKVQSDIMKWVFKELAKNTFSTEQIWKTAREKGLKCSKNNFWTAIRNPMYCGKIFIPKYKDEESQLVMGQHEPLISEALFYDVQDVLDGRKKIMRTKIKVDDRYPLRGFVVCPDCGRMLTSSKSKGRSKYYYYYHCSGGCKFRQKAEYMNDRMVSEIEKYVYSIPRLNLFKEVITSVYKSKTRDRIGNIQQLKIRLQDENNKLSKARELLLCGDIEADDYRIMKADADKKINRLEAKLTSSITDTQNVEPLWDKAISNLSKLNILYQSGNTIQKRKIIGSVFPENLTFDGFEYRTTRVNEAIKYITLINKDLKGNKKGTNSSFLNLSHQVTPEGFKPFHDLPSNNCLFSCFNFIGNL; encoded by the coding sequence ATGAAAATTGCAGATTTATATATACGGGTAAGCACGGATGAACAGGCCGACAAAGGCTACTCACAGCGGGATCAGGAAGAGCGTTTGCGAAAGTATTGTGAAATCAACCATATTCAGGTACGAAAAGTGATTTATGAGGATCATTCGGCGAAAACCTTTAAACGTCCTTCCTGGACAAAACTGCTAAATATCCTTCGTAAATCTAGAGGGCAGTCCGATTTGATATTGTTTACCAAATGGGACAGGTTCAGCCGGAATGCAGGAGATGCTTATCAGATGATCGGCACTTTGAGAAGATTGGGGGTAGAACCGCAGGCAGTAGAACAACCACTTGATTTATCAATCCCTGAAAATAAAATGATGCTCGCCTTTTATCTGGCTGCTCCTGAAGTGGAAAATGACAGAAGAGCTCTAAATACCTTTCATGGGATGCGAAGGGCTAAAAAAGAAGGACGCTGGATGGGCCTTGCTCCAATCGGTTATAAAAACAAAATTGATGAGAGTGGTAGAAAATATATTGCGCCAAGGAAAGTCCAGAGTGACATAATGAAATGGGTATTCAAAGAATTGGCAAAAAACACTTTTAGCACCGAACAAATATGGAAAACAGCTAGAGAAAAAGGGCTTAAATGCAGTAAAAATAATTTCTGGACAGCTATCCGTAATCCTATGTATTGCGGTAAAATATTTATTCCTAAATACAAAGATGAAGAAAGTCAACTGGTGATGGGGCAACACGAACCCTTGATATCTGAAGCTTTGTTCTATGATGTTCAGGATGTGCTCGACGGTCGTAAAAAAATAATGCGGACTAAAATAAAAGTAGATGACCGCTATCCCTTACGCGGTTTTGTCGTTTGTCCAGACTGCGGGCGTATGTTAACTAGTAGTAAATCCAAAGGGCGTTCCAAATATTACTATTACTACCATTGCTCCGGTGGCTGTAAATTCAGACAAAAAGCGGAGTATATGAACGATAGGATGGTTTCTGAAATCGAGAAATATGTGTATTCCATCCCTAGGCTCAACCTATTTAAAGAAGTCATTACTTCCGTATATAAATCAAAAACCAGAGACAGGATCGGAAATATACAACAACTCAAAATCCGTTTACAGGATGAAAATAATAAACTGAGTAAAGCCAGGGAACTGCTTTTATGTGGTGATATTGAAGCGGATGATTACCGAATTATGAAAGCGGATGCCGATAAAAAAATAAACAGGCTGGAAGCCAAACTCACAAGTTCGATTACAGACACGCAAAACGTGGAACCCCTGTGGGATAAGGCTATCAGCAATCTATCCAAGCTTAATATTCTCTATCAATCTGGGAATACTATACAGAAAAGAAAGATCATTGGTTCGGTCTTTCCTGAAAATCTGACTTTTGACGGATTTGAATATCGAACCACCCGAGTTAATGAAGCAATCAAGTATATCACACTGATAAACAAAGACTTAAAAGGAAATAAAAAAGGGACAAATTCATCATTTTTGAATTTGTCCCATCAAGTGACCCCGGAGGGATTTAAACCTTTTCACGATCTTCCCAGTAATAACTGTCTGTTCAGCTGTTTTAATTTTATAGGTAACCTTTAA
- a CDS encoding sulfatase family protein, which translates to MDLINCKKFLLYVVIALFTSLGFSCKQEEQTQLQKGPNIIYIMADDLTIQAISAYGGIYKDIAPTPNIDRIAEGGMLFHRMLCTNAICGPSRAAILTGDYSNVNGYYKNESGGKFDSSKWTFPQAFQKASYESALFGKWHLGSRPMGFDTFKYHNSVVQQGAYWDPVYNENGRDVKQRGYATNLTTGFALEWLDKQKNSARPFLMLLQYKAPHRPWRPDQKYEHLWDSIEMPYPKTFNDLYKGREETAGDTEMTMDYLTRGDLKFKTPDTLKGEEKIAWEFYGAGKEEIVQPEKMTYQEGRRWRYQKFIKDYLACVRSIDDNIGKLLDYLESTKRSENTIIILTSDQGFYLGEHGFFDKRFIYEESLTMPFLVKYPGHIKPGSQNGNIISNIDIAPTLMELANIKEDHKMQGRSFAQLLKGENPKSWKNEHYYHYYEFPFWHHVQPHFGIRTQRYTLAHFYYNMDKWELYDLQNDPEQIKNLVGNPAYKDVLVDLKKQLSLLQQKYDPNNDLDDYRRITEKNFGVISDKKENVYSRNYME; encoded by the coding sequence ATGGATCTTATAAACTGTAAAAAATTTCTCTTATATGTAGTCATAGCTCTATTTACCTCTTTGGGATTCTCTTGTAAGCAGGAAGAACAAACACAGCTTCAAAAAGGACCAAACATCATCTACATAATGGCAGATGACCTGACTATACAAGCCATTAGCGCTTATGGAGGAATATATAAGGATATTGCTCCCACCCCCAATATAGATAGGATAGCAGAGGGTGGGATGCTTTTCCATCGTATGTTATGTACAAATGCGATTTGTGGTCCAAGCCGGGCCGCAATATTAACAGGGGATTATAGTAATGTAAATGGATATTATAAGAATGAAAGTGGTGGAAAATTTGATTCTTCCAAATGGACTTTTCCCCAGGCATTTCAAAAAGCAAGCTACGAATCAGCTTTATTTGGGAAATGGCATTTGGGTTCACGGCCCATGGGCTTCGATACTTTCAAATATCATAATTCTGTTGTTCAACAAGGGGCCTATTGGGATCCCGTTTACAATGAAAATGGAAGGGATGTCAAGCAAAGAGGATATGCTACGAATTTAACAACAGGTTTTGCGCTAGAGTGGCTGGATAAGCAAAAAAACAGCGCAAGGCCATTTTTAATGTTATTGCAATACAAGGCTCCCCATCGTCCCTGGCGTCCTGATCAAAAATATGAACACTTGTGGGATAGTATTGAAATGCCTTATCCAAAGACCTTCAATGATCTTTACAAAGGTAGAGAAGAGACTGCCGGGGATACAGAGATGACAATGGACTACCTCACCCGGGGAGATTTAAAATTTAAGACTCCGGATACTTTGAAAGGAGAAGAAAAAATAGCTTGGGAATTTTATGGAGCTGGAAAAGAGGAGATTGTTCAGCCGGAAAAAATGACTTATCAGGAAGGGAGGCGCTGGCGCTATCAAAAATTCATCAAGGATTATTTGGCATGTGTACGATCCATAGATGACAATATCGGAAAGCTTCTGGATTATTTAGAAAGTACTAAGCGCTCTGAAAATACCATAATTATTCTTACTTCTGATCAAGGTTTTTATTTAGGAGAACATGGTTTTTTTGACAAAAGGTTTATCTATGAGGAATCGCTAACCATGCCATTTTTAGTAAAATATCCAGGACATATAAAGCCTGGTAGCCAGAATGGTAATATAATCTCAAATATTGATATTGCTCCTACGCTGATGGAATTAGCAAATATTAAAGAGGATCATAAAATGCAGGGGAGAAGTTTTGCCCAGCTCCTGAAGGGAGAAAATCCCAAGAGTTGGAAGAATGAACATTACTATCATTATTATGAATTCCCGTTTTGGCATCATGTACAACCCCATTTTGGAATAAGGACGCAGCGCTACACCCTTGCTCATTTTTATTATAATATGGATAAATGGGAGCTTTATGATCTCCAAAACGATCCAGAACAAATTAAAAACCTGGTAGGAAACCCGGCATATAAGGATGTGCTCGTGGATTTAAAAAAACAACTAAGTTTACTACAGCAAAAATATGATCCCAACAATGATTTGGATGATTATCGAAGAATAACCGAAAAAAACTTTGGTGTGATAAGTGATAAAAAAGAAAATGTCTACTCCAGAAATTATATGGAATAG
- a CDS encoding glycosyl hydrolase, with product MKNNILKIFVISVLTLGIFQSYAQEKTFSTEGWWKPAAEKFSPVVHQDNSITFRLNEPDAKQVAVLFGEWDVEKKQMNKDKSGNWTVTIDKKEPGIYQYNFLVDGHIKKLDPVNPEVKVGTNVYGSLVEVLGTPSRFDQLQDVPHGEVDIITYRSTALNRTRKMYVYVPRLYQELSGKEFPVLYLRHGGGDNESSWVNDGRADVILDNLIHKGQAKPMLIVMTNGLIDGSWSSGSTPEGIKNLEDELLSDVIPLVEKRYHVSKNKKDRAIAGLSMGGGQSVVIGLRNPDKFSYVGDFSAGILSDPEIKIDTYVPELFDNSTSINDQLEILWIACGSKDPRYQGHKNFVSLLQNNGIQAEFHEGQYGHEWQFWRNQLRDFSKELFQENDLQLKMVDRKATVRTKALYANLWKIQQQGVMFGHHDYPSYGVGWRGDPGRSDVKNITGAHPAVYSLDMHNIKDTKIEFIKEVYKRGGVSMLVWHQNNPLTKSEDAQYPVGTAWDNTRVVDQILTEGSPMNIKYKRRLDKVAEAFHAMKDENGVPIPVIFRPLHEHTQSWNWWGSKATSKEEFIDFWKFIIVYLRDEKGVHNVIYAISPQMDEVYNDPQGRLLYRWPGDRYVDILAMDCYHGRNTAAFVDNVKALSQLSTILQKPVAVSETGLENNHTADYWTNSVLPAFQGQNCTMVVAWRNEKTSHAFGPYPSDVSAADFLKFYNDPDTLFEDDLPDMYTMPKDISVVSP from the coding sequence ATGAAAAATAATATACTTAAAATATTTGTCATCTCTGTGCTCACCTTAGGGATTTTCCAAAGTTATGCCCAGGAAAAAACCTTTAGTACGGAGGGCTGGTGGAAACCTGCCGCGGAGAAATTTTCACCGGTGGTTCACCAGGATAACAGCATTACTTTTAGGCTCAATGAACCTGATGCAAAACAAGTAGCTGTGCTTTTTGGAGAATGGGATGTTGAAAAAAAGCAGATGAATAAGGACAAAAGTGGAAATTGGACAGTGACAATTGACAAGAAGGAGCCAGGTATTTACCAATATAATTTTTTAGTGGATGGTCATATTAAAAAACTGGATCCCGTAAACCCGGAGGTAAAGGTGGGAACCAATGTCTATGGTAGTCTCGTAGAGGTTCTTGGAACTCCATCGCGATTTGATCAACTTCAGGATGTGCCCCATGGAGAAGTAGATATTATTACTTACAGATCGACCGCCTTAAATCGTACCCGAAAGATGTATGTTTATGTGCCGAGGTTATACCAGGAGCTTTCGGGTAAGGAATTCCCGGTGTTATACCTTCGTCATGGGGGAGGTGACAATGAAAGTAGCTGGGTAAATGATGGCCGTGCCGATGTAATTTTGGATAACCTTATCCATAAAGGTCAGGCCAAACCTATGCTTATAGTGATGACAAATGGACTCATTGATGGTTCCTGGTCCAGTGGCAGCACCCCGGAAGGTATAAAGAACCTGGAGGACGAATTGCTAAGCGATGTCATTCCCCTGGTTGAGAAAAGATACCATGTGAGTAAGAACAAAAAGGACAGAGCCATTGCCGGACTATCTATGGGTGGGGGGCAATCGGTAGTCATAGGATTAAGAAATCCGGATAAATTCTCTTATGTTGGTGATTTCAGTGCTGGGATCCTTAGTGATCCCGAAATTAAAATTGATACCTATGTCCCGGAATTATTTGATAACTCGACATCCATAAATGATCAGTTGGAAATATTGTGGATTGCATGTGGAAGCAAAGATCCCAGGTATCAGGGGCACAAGAATTTTGTTTCACTACTGCAAAACAATGGAATTCAAGCTGAATTCCATGAAGGACAATATGGTCATGAATGGCAATTCTGGAGAAACCAACTAAGGGATTTTTCAAAAGAATTGTTTCAGGAAAATGATCTCCAGCTTAAAATGGTTGATCGAAAGGCCACCGTTCGTACAAAAGCCTTGTATGCCAATCTATGGAAGATTCAGCAACAAGGTGTGATGTTTGGACACCATGACTATCCTTCTTATGGAGTAGGTTGGAGAGGTGATCCCGGCAGGAGTGATGTTAAGAATATTACTGGAGCACATCCGGCGGTTTACAGCCTGGATATGCATAACATCAAAGACACGAAAATTGAATTTATAAAGGAAGTATATAAAAGAGGAGGAGTAAGTATGCTGGTCTGGCACCAGAACAACCCTTTGACGAAATCAGAAGATGCTCAATATCCGGTAGGCACTGCGTGGGATAATACCAGGGTGGTGGATCAAATTCTTACTGAAGGCAGTCCCATGAATATTAAATACAAAAGAAGGCTGGATAAGGTAGCAGAAGCTTTTCATGCCATGAAGGATGAAAATGGGGTTCCGATTCCGGTAATTTTCAGGCCTCTTCATGAACATACACAGTCATGGAACTGGTGGGGTAGTAAAGCCACGAGTAAGGAAGAATTTATAGATTTCTGGAAGTTTATCATAGTTTATCTTAGAGATGAAAAAGGGGTGCATAATGTGATTTATGCAATCTCTCCTCAAATGGATGAAGTATATAATGATCCCCAGGGGAGATTGCTTTATCGCTGGCCTGGTGACAGGTATGTAGACATCCTGGCAATGGATTGCTACCACGGGAGAAATACGGCTGCCTTTGTGGATAATGTGAAGGCATTATCACAACTTTCAACCATCCTTCAAAAACCCGTTGCGGTTTCAGAAACAGGGTTGGAGAATAACCATACAGCTGACTACTGGACAAATAGCGTTCTTCCCGCTTTCCAGGGACAGAACTGTACAATGGTAGTAGCCTGGCGAAATGAAAAAACAAGCCATGCTTTTGGTCCCTATCCATCTGACGTGTCCGCGGCAGATTTCTTAAAATTCTATAATGATCCAGATACACTGTTTGAAGATGATCTGCCGGATATGTATACTATGCCAAAGGATATTAGTGTAGTGAGCCCCTGA
- a CDS encoding glycoside hydrolase family 30 protein produces the protein MKKILVLILCLQVWQYTFAQNDQEKRKIASWITNQDRSMLFQKEKEPVYFSNNNSRYPAIIIDPEQGMQTIDGFGFAVTGGSAEHLMKMDPRERTKILKELYGTGPEDIGISYVRLSIGSSDLNSFTFSYNDLEEGETDYELDKFSLDQDLKDVVPVMKEILAINPRIKIMGSPWSAPVWMKTNGNIRGGKLKENCYEVYAKYFVKYIQEMDKQGIPIDAITVQNEPMNSRNTPSMSWFWFEQANFIKNHLGPAFEKNNINTKIVIFDHNTDRPDYPLSILRDTAASRFIDGSGFHNYRGNMESMSMVHRARPDKNIYFTEQMVTENPQSEAIEITEPVKRLIIDGTNNWSRNIILWNLAADPLNDPHTDNGGCSMCQGAITIDGNDVSRNIAYYAVAHASKLVSPGSRRIYSTQGDEPSIFLYQDEQRPMVYRTGIRENSDLLPNVAFKTPDNRIVLIVANTSRDRYSFKVQYKGAYALLELDPGSVGTYSWNL, from the coding sequence ATGAAAAAAATATTAGTTCTTATACTATGTCTTCAGGTGTGGCAATATACCTTTGCGCAAAACGACCAGGAAAAAAGGAAGATCGCATCCTGGATAACCAATCAGGATCGCAGTATGCTTTTTCAGAAGGAGAAAGAACCTGTTTATTTTTCAAATAATAATTCGAGGTATCCCGCTATTATCATAGATCCGGAACAAGGAATGCAGACTATTGATGGTTTTGGGTTTGCGGTTACCGGGGGAAGTGCAGAACATCTAATGAAAATGGATCCCAGGGAGCGCACGAAAATTTTAAAGGAATTATATGGTACCGGGCCAGAGGATATCGGGATTAGCTATGTAAGGCTTAGTATTGGTTCATCCGACCTTAACAGTTTCACCTTTTCATATAACGATCTTGAAGAAGGGGAAACGGATTATGAGCTCGATAAGTTTTCCCTTGACCAGGATTTAAAGGATGTTGTCCCTGTTATGAAGGAAATTCTGGCTATAAATCCCAGAATAAAGATCATGGGGTCTCCTTGGTCAGCGCCTGTTTGGATGAAGACAAATGGCAATATCCGGGGAGGGAAATTAAAGGAGAATTGTTATGAGGTATACGCAAAATACTTTGTGAAGTATATCCAGGAAATGGATAAGCAGGGTATTCCCATTGATGCGATTACCGTTCAGAATGAACCTATGAATTCCCGTAATACCCCGAGTATGTCATGGTTCTGGTTTGAACAGGCAAATTTTATAAAAAATCACCTCGGACCGGCATTTGAAAAAAACAATATCAACACTAAGATAGTCATTTTCGATCATAATACAGATCGTCCGGATTACCCGTTGAGCATCCTCCGCGATACTGCAGCAAGCAGATTTATCGACGGTTCAGGTTTTCATAATTATCGCGGTAACATGGAGAGCATGTCAATGGTTCACCGCGCCCGTCCTGATAAAAATATTTATTTTACCGAGCAGATGGTAACAGAAAATCCTCAAAGTGAAGCAATCGAAATCACGGAGCCGGTAAAAAGACTGATTATAGACGGAACAAATAACTGGAGTCGAAATATCATCCTGTGGAACCTTGCGGCAGACCCTCTAAATGATCCTCATACCGATAATGGAGGCTGTTCCATGTGCCAGGGAGCAATAACCATAGACGGGAACGATGTATCCCGGAATATCGCCTATTATGCAGTCGCTCATGCCTCAAAGCTCGTAAGTCCTGGCTCCAGGAGAATTTATTCTACCCAGGGCGATGAACCCAGTATCTTTCTTTATCAGGATGAACAACGTCCTATGGTATACAGGACAGGAATCCGGGAGAACAGTGACCTGTTACCAAATGTGGCTTTTAAAACCCCTGATAATAGAATTGTACTGATTGTTGCCAATACCAGCCGTGACAGGTATTCCTTTAAGGTACAATATAAAGGCGCCTATGCTTTACTGGAGCTCGATCCGGGATCTGTGGGCACATATTCATGGAACTTATAA